TGGCACCTGCACCAAGGGTGGTCGTGGTGATCTCCAGCGGGAGTGGTGGCGGGGGCGTTGAGGCCCGAGCAAGCACACGAGACCAGTGCAGGATATCCGGCCGAGTCTTGGAGAAGTGCAGCGCCGGGATCGTGATGCCGCCGCCCGCGTCGACCGTCAGGGTGAACTTCCACCACGGCGTATCCGAGGTGGACGCACGCAGCGCGAGGGTAGCTGTCAAGTTGAGCGTCGGGCCCGCCACACCATAGATGAGAAGGTCCAACGTGGGTCCAAAGCTGGCTGACACCCCGCCAGTCGCCTGGGGGGTCGGTGGCTGGAAACTGCTGCGGTCGCTGATCGACGACACCGGTTGCAACCGCCCGTTCTCCCATACCAGCCCAGCGCTCGCGGTGTAGCTGGCGGTCGCGCTCGCGCTGACCTCGGCGCGGATCTCCCCCCTGGCCATCAGCCACAGTTGCAGTTCGGGGACGAGGACGACCGGGACGGGTCCGACATTCACGGTGATAGGTCGAAACCGCAGCGGCGTCCGCAGCAGCGGGGTGCGTTCCAGCGTGCAGCCCACGGTCGCTCGCGCCGTCGCCGACAGGCGTGCGCTTGCGGTCACATCGCCAGTGAAGCTAGCTCGCTGGATGCCCGGGTGAAATACCCCACCCCAGCGCACGTCGAAATGTAGCGAGGGCGTCACGCTGACATCGCCGTCGACTGAGATGGACCCGCCGCCCTGGCAGCTGACGTTCCGGGCAATCCGCTGTCCGATCGGGGAGGGCGCTCCGGAGGCCGCCCGGATGGTGAGCTCGCGTGGCGTCAGCGGCGTGATGCGGGCGGCCGAAGGATGAGACGGCGGGCTGGCGCCGCCGCCAGTCACGTCGTCAGCACTGAACTCGGCGTCGATGTCGATGGATCCGCTTGGCACCGCTTGGTCAAGCGTTGCGGGGGCAAGGGTGAGGACTGTGGTGCCGCCCTGCGTCGCAACGTTCTCAACCTGGCCGAGCAACCCGTCAGGGACCTCTGGGCCGACGTCCACGGCCACGATCTGCCCGGCATGCGGCGGTGTGCCGCCGACCAGCACGGTCACGGTTCGGATGCCGTCGGCGGGACCGACCACGTCGGTCACCTGGCTGGGCGGGAGGACGGCGGCCTGCGGCGAGACGAAGGTGTCGCCGGAGGCGTAGCCGAACACGTCAACCATGACGTGGGCCCGGCCGGCCGAGATCGCCAGCGCAAGCGACCCATCCGAGCCCAGCTTGGCGACGACGAGGTTGGACACCGACTGGCCTCGGCGGAAGGCCAGGTCCGCGGCTGCCGGGCGGTCGATGCCGGTCGGGAAGACCGTCAGAGAGCCGTTCGTCGTCGGCGCCATCACCGTCACCGTGGCGACGACCGCCGTGGCCGGGATCGACCTGGGGGCTGGTGGGACGCCGCCATGCCCGGCGACGGTCAACAGCTTGGGAGCGTCGGAGCCCACCGGCCGACCGATGCCGCCCAACTCGGAGCGAGTGTCCAGCAGCCGGGTCGGCGCAAGTGGGGTGATTCCCGCCACGGCCACATCCTGGTCGCCTCCGCCGGATACGACGCCGTTGATGTCAGCGGCGAGCTGGACTGTGCTGCGTGTCCCGTTGAAGATGGAGATGGTGCCGCCGGCGCCAAGAGGCACCACAACCCGTTTGGAAACGGTCTGACCGGCACTCACCTTCAGCTCCGGCGTTCTGGGACGGGCTCGCCCCGACGGCCAGACCGTGATGTATCCCGACCGGCTCGCCCCCGTCGCGGTGATATTGAGCACCACCGCAGACGCGCCGCTGGCTGGCACCCCCCCACGGCCTGTGACCTTCACTCTTATTGTGCCGCCCGCGCGCGGCGCCTGGCCGCCGAGCCGGACACGCGTGTCCAGGATACGCACAGGCACCTGCGGACGGAGAAGCCCAGCCGAGCCACGTACGGCAGACACAGCCGACACCCAGCCAGAGATGTCAACTGAGAGCTGCGCAGTACCTGCGGGGATAAACAAGGAGATCCGGCCGCCAGCCCCTAGTTGGACCATGACCAGGCCGGCCACGGTCTGCCTTGCTGTGAAGCTCAAGCTCCAGACCGTAGGCCGGGCTTGGCCAGCAGGGAACACAGTGACATGACCGGCCCGCGTTTGCGCGGTGACCGTCACGTTCGCCACCACAGCGACGGCACCCGTCAACGGAACGCCACCCCGCCCGGCCACCCGCACAGTGGCAACTTGTCCGCCCCGTACTGGGCCGCGGATGCCGCCAACCCCGGTCCGGGTATCCAGGACGCGCGCAGGCGACACCGCATTCAGTTGGCCGCCCGACGCCAACGGAACAACCGCGTTCGAAGGAGACGATGCCAACCCGGAGCCTGCGGCATTCAGCGCGGTTACGGTAAACGTGTACGCCGATCCGGGCCGTAGGCCACCAATGACCGCCGACCGCGCCGCACCTGACATGTGAACCTGGACGCCTCCCGGTATGGCTCGCACCACGTAGCTGGTCACCGACCCCCCGCCGTCGGACTCCGGCGGCGCCCAGGACACCGTCGCTGACAACACACCAGCCACCGCGACCACCTGCCGCGGTGCTGTCGGCGGATCGGCCGGGGCTGCCGCAGCGGGTAGTGGCCCAACCGACCACAGCCACACCGCGAGCGCCAGAAGCCCACCCACCCGCGTGATCGCAGAACTACGTGAATTCGTGACCGCCATGATCCCCCCAGTAACTAATGATCGGTCCCGGCTCGTTCACTGGCCCGGTCGCGAGGTGCTTTGGTGACCGCTTCGTACTCCAGCACGGACAGGGAGCCGTAAGCGCAACCAATCTGTTGCACGTCTCATGCAAGGCCCTTCGCGCCGAAATGAGCTGGGCTGGGATGCTCTCACGGACGTCCCAAGAGGAAAAGTTTCGGTAGAAAGCTAGTCCTCTTGGCATGGCTTCCTCTTTGAACAAATAAAGCAGTACTACCGTCTAGCGGCGTGTCGCCTAAATGGGGAAACTATTAACAAACCGCCTGCCCGTGCAGTCCTCTGGCGCCAGCCCGAGCGCGGTGTGGATCGAGCATGAATGGACGGCTCGCTGACCCATTTCCCCCGAACGCGCTCACCAACGGCTCGGTCGGCATCGCCGGTCGACCTGAGCGTAGGTGGAGATGCCCTCGTCGACGAAGTAGCGCGACAGCGCCCGGGCGGTCAGTGACTTGCCCCGCACCAGAAACCGCCGCCCATCCGACGACGACAGCGTCCCGCCACCCCAGGCGGTAGCGAGCGGATGGCGATGCTGGTGGTTGACGATCGCGGTGTCGGCCGCGTCCAGCGTCTCCTCGCGCAGGTACCACTCGGTGGTCCACGCCAGGGTGTGGTAGCTGATCCCGGAGGCCTCCGCCATCCCGGTCAGACCCAGGTTGCACGCCTGGGCCAGGATCGCGGCGTACAGGTTGCGGCGCAGCTCCCGCGGGCGGCTGGTCCTGCCGCCCGCGTGGGTGGGCCGGTCGCTGAACCCGGTGGCACGGTCGATCTCGATCAGCAGCTCGGCGAGCTGCGGTCGCGGGAGCAGCTCGACCACGGCGTCGCGGAGCTCGGTGACACCCTCGGGCAGCTCCTCGGCGGGCAGTCGGCCGACGACCAGCTCGCCGGCCTCGTTGAGCCGAACCGCCGATGATCTGATGCCGGGTTGTCCACCGAGAGGACTATTGGTGTCAAGCGTCACCTGCGCTAGGACGCCGGAGGCTGCCGCCGAGCAGCTCGGCGGCGCGGCGGTCGGAGGCGGCCAGGAACGCCGCGTACACCCGCAGCGTGGTCGCGCCCCCACCGCCGTGGCCGAGGCGGCCCGCAACCGTGCGCAGGTCGACGCCGGCGGCGAGCAGCTGCGTCGCCGAGTAGTGGCGGAGCTGGTGCAGGTGGGCGGGCACGCCGACCCGGTGGGCCAGGCGCCGGAACCGCTGGGTCACCGAGTCGGGCAGCAGCGGCGCGGACCCGTCAGGCTGGGCCGAGAAGACGTAGCCGTCGGCGAGCAGCGGGACGCCGCAGGCGGCGGCGCGCTCGCCGCAGCGGTCGCGGTGCTCGGCGAGGACGGCGACGGTGGCGTCGTCGAGCGCCAGCCGGCGGCTC
This region of Actinomycetes bacterium genomic DNA includes:
- a CDS encoding Ig domain-containing protein, which encodes MSAGQTVSKRVVVPLGAGGTISIFNGTRSTVQLAADINGVVSGGGDQDVAVAGITPLAPTRLLDTRSELGGIGRPVGSDAPKLLTVAGHGGVPPAPRSIPATAVVATVTVMAPTTNGSLTVFPTGIDRPAAADLAFRRGQSVSNLVVAKLGSDGSLALAISAGRAHVMVDVFGYASGDTFVSPQAAVLPPSQVTDVVGPADGIRTVTVLVGGTPPHAGQIVAVDVGPEVPDGLLGQVENVATQGGTTVLTLAPATLDQAVPSGSIDIDAEFSADDVTGGGASPPSHPSAARITPLTPRELTIRAASGAPSPIGQRIARNVSCQGGGSISVDGDVSVTPSLHFDVRWGGVFHPGIQRASFTGDVTASARLSATARATVGCTLERTPLLRTPLRFRPITVNVGPVPVVLVPELQLWLMARGEIRAEVSASATASYTASAGLVWENGRLQPVSSISDRSSFQPPTPQATGGVSASFGPTLDLLIYGVAGPTLNLTATLALRASTSDTPWWKFTLTVDAGGGITIPALHFSKTRPDILHWSRVLARASTPPPPLPLEITTTTLGAGAIGRPYSQTLHATGGRTPYRWAVIGDRLPAGLTLDPAAGQILGTPTTAETTNPRIRVTDAGGATAEIILALTVVPPTTLADFDLHDDLSCDAHETGIAHSIFYGSSPRPACGTFIRVDGQGYGPALPAADIPGRRDYTPVEFLPPTGGGGTPHVFSATVAAGDTGVRITETDRYTDGDTSWTTSLRITSTSGTHTISVYRAADCYIDDNDFSSGGEDPATGAVSCQDAAHQISYVPDSRDGVHHLEAFYADVWGALGSPDPLPDTVRHDIHDSGLALQWQFTVDPTHPITVTSRSVLSVSPAHAAQAARTGMSAEGVAARTPKAHRRPSTSNVRQTTP
- a CDS encoding Tn3 family transposase; translation: MTLDTNSPLGGQPGIRSSAVRLNEAGELVVGRLPAEELPEGVTELRDAVVELLPRPQLAELLIEIDRATGFSDRPTHAGGRTSRPRELRRNLYAAILAQACNLGLTGMAEASGISYHTLAWTTEWYLREETLDAADTAIVNHQHRHPLATAWGGGTLSSSDGRRFLVRGKSLTARALSRYFVDEGISTYAQVDRRCRPSRW
- a CDS encoding site-specific integrase: MGWLPASPAAIARPPRPQHHEAAPPSPEQVSALINAAWASSPDFGTLLWLAVVTGARRGRLCALRWPSIRFAERDLFVARNLITRGGERQEKDTKTHQSRRLALDDATVAVLAEHRDRCGERAAACGVPLLADGYVFSAQPDGSAPLLPDSVTQRFRRLAHRVGVPAHLHQLRHYSATQLLAAGVDLRTVAGRLGHGGGGATTLRVYAAFLAASDRRAAELLGGSLRRPSAGDA